The genomic DNA TGTTCCGTTAATTCAAACGCAAGTGCTTGCTGCATGTGAGGAATGTCACTTTGACCTCCTGCAGAAACTTCCAGATGGCTATTTTGATTGAATGGACATTAAGTACTTGAAAATACTCTTTGCTCTTTGATTATCAGGGCTATGGGACTTGCATTATAATTTTGTATTGATTCATCAATGCATTGCCATTATATAGCTGGGTTTAGGGAGTTCAGAACACATACAGTAATATGCTAGGGCAATATGATGCTTATTGTGTCTATTCTCTTTCAGACTGCCATGAATTTATTCTACTTGGCCCTCATCGGTCATGGCTTATCACTGACATCCCTATTAATTTCCCTGGGAATATTTTTCTATTTCAAGTGAGTATAAATGAACCAAACAATAGAACTAATTGAATATTCAAAGGTTTTGTTCCTGGATCTGTTATTAGACACGGACAGTTGATGCCAAATTACTTTCGGTTTTTAACGCCACAATGAAAAAGTCTACACCTTTTCCCCTTTCGTGTAGGAGTTTAAGTTGTCAGCGAATCACTCTCCACAAAAACCTCTTCTTCTCCTTTGTATTGAACTCGGTCATTACCATCATCTGGCTGACCGCTGTGGCGAATAACCAGGAGCTAGTACAAAGAAACCCTGTaagtggatgggtgggtgggtggatggatggatattaTGTGATTGATCATTTTATATGTGTATTATGATATGTACATTTTACAGCCACACACCAATGCAATGGCAGTATACACACGGCTAATTTGCTGCTGCCTTTAGAGATATTCAAAGAGTAAAGCACAGAAGAACTGCATGTGCAACATCCTTATTTTCTTTTTTTCCAGACAAGCTGTAAAGTGTCCCAGTTTATCCATCTTTATCTTTTTGGTTGCAACTATTTCTGGATGCTTTGTGAAGGGATATACCTGCACACCCTCATCGTTGTTGCTGTGTTTGCTGAGAAACAGCACTTGATGTGGTACTATCTTCTCGGCTGGGGTAGGTTTTTGGGGATACCCCCGTATACCCGTATATGATTTTGATGTGAAGTTTGGATGTTATCCATACATGGAAGTAACACTGTTTGTCACGGACAATGGATGTCTGTTGTTTTTCAGGCTTTCCTCTAATTCCAGCATCTATACATGCAATCGCTCGCAGTTACTACTACAATGACAAGTGAGTTACGTTCAGATACTGTATTTTGTACCACAAttgttttcagtgaatttatcaTTTCTTCAACTACAAGCTATTCATACAGCATAATACATCTTGCTGTAATTAGTTTCTATTACAGCTACAAGTATTCCCTACCATGTACCCATTGCCTATTAGAATCCTGTTGGCACACTTCTAGAGCTTTCAATCCAATTTTATGAATATGTTTCCTGTAAGCAGCTCttgtaaaaaaaatctaatttaaaCCATAAAAGAAGGCGGCAGACCCTGAATGCTAATTTGTCTCTTCCCCTCCTACAGTTGTTGGATAAGCTCCAACACTTCACTCCTCTACATAATCCATGGGCCCATCTGTGCTGCTCTGTTGGTAAGTCTGTAGTACATTTAGGTACATGCAAATACGATCTATATTCCTGCTTCTCTTGAGTGCAAACTTAAGTGGAATGGGGTTGCCGTGTTCAAGGATATTGTCTATGGACAAAAAGAAACCACACTTTGTTTCTGTTCAACTAGCACAGGAAACAAATATCTAGATAAGTAATTTCACAGAACTATCCTGTAGGTTGATAGATTAGTGACCCGCCCATTAGTCATTCGGCAGAACCACGTGCCTTTGGCATTCTAGGAATGACCTGATAAAACCATTGGTCTGACTTCAAAGGAAACTGGACAATCAAGCATCCTCTTGTAGTTTGCAATTATTTTCTTTTGGTCCAATCTGCTATAGAGCTGCATGTCTTATCAGATGTGCTGATGTTTCATTATTTTGAGGAATTCTGCCTGATTTCTCCTTGTTTAGTCAATTTGAGAACTATAATGAATGTTATGTTAATCTGCTCTCCAGTAATACACTTATCCGTGGTTCAGAAACGCATGTATTACCCATAATGCACCATTTTATGACATCAAGAAGTAAACCCACTATTGCTTACAGTCGTGAACAGTATTCCTTGTTTTTTATGTATGGTGATTGAGGGTTCTTGGGATAAACATATCCTCTCAATGGCTATATTCTGACAAATGTGgccttttcctctctctatatcctccaaGGTGAACCTGTTCTTCCTGTTGAACATTGTGCGTGTCCTGATCACCAAGCTGAAGGTGACCCACCAGGCTGAGTCCAGTCTCTACATGAAGGCGGTGCGCGCCACCTTGATTCTGGTACCTCTCCTGGGGATCCAGTACGTCCTGTTGCCCTACAAACCAGAGGGACGGGTCTCCTCTGAGATCTACGACTACATCATGCACATCTTAATGCATTATCAGGTAAGACTATCTACTCTCTGCTAGTTACCCTAGCTCACATATGACTATAACATTATGCATTTCTAGGCTTACAGTAATGTATCTTTCATGTTTCCAACCAAGGTTAGGGTGACTTTCGTGTATGTTGTGGTGGTAATTTGGCAGATGTTCTTGTCCAGACTGACGTACTGTCGGTAAGTGCATACTAAGGTGTCTGGGGGAGAAAAAGAGAACCATACCCCTTCTGAAGTAAGCAGCAGTAACGTTCCCATTGCCACAATAAAACTGAAGTAGTCATCTGCAGCCACCGTCTCTTATTATTGGATTAAGACCAGGTCGGCGCCTTATTAGCCTTTGACTCCTGTGTCTTTATCTCTTGGCCTGTGGAAGAAAGTATATGTCATTGTCtggcaggggaggaggagggttgaaTGCTGCAACTCATGATGAGGTACTGTCAGTGCCTTCTGGTGCCAGGCTGAATCAGCTCAATAAATAATACATTACAACGCCTTTCTCTGTTCTCGTTTTACATGCTCCTCGAAAGGTCCGATGCCAAAATGCATCAAAGTTGGCAAAATCAGCCCCACGGCTCGACTGTTTTGGGTGTTTGAGAGCTTGAGACATTCTCCCAGGGCGTTAAAGCGATGGGTTTATAACCGATATGCACTGACTGGGCTCCTTTGTTTGCTTTATTTTCTCAGGGTCTGCTGGTAGCCACCATCTTCTGCTTCTTCAACGGAGAGGTAAGATTCTGACCCACATTCATTTATCAGGTTTTCTGAAATCCCAGATATAGAATTTTAGGTCGGAGGATTCCCTTGCAG from Oncorhynchus keta strain PuntledgeMale-10-30-2019 chromosome 7, Oket_V2, whole genome shotgun sequence includes the following:
- the LOC118386115 gene encoding calcitonin gene-related peptide type 1 receptor isoform X3, translating into MKDNDHNKIGFFSDGFYAAGPVCNRTWDGWLCWDDTEAGFTSEQYCPDYFQDFDPSELVTKICSDNGHWFLHPESNRTWTNYTRCNEHTNEGRMTAMNLFYLALIGHGLSLTSLLISLGIFFYFKSLSCQRITLHKNLFFSFVLNSVITIIWLTAVANNQELVQRNPTSCKVSQFIHLYLFGCNYFWMLCEGIYLHTLIVVAVFAEKQHLMWYYLLGWGFPLIPASIHAIARSYYYNDNCWISSNTSLLYIIHGPICAALLVNLFFLLNIVRVLITKLKVTHQAESSLYMKAVRATLILVPLLGIQYVLLPYKPEGRVSSEIYDYIMHILMHYQGLLVATIFCFFNGEVQGVLRRHWNQYRIQFGSTFAHSDAMRSASYTASSITEVQGCYSIDSHTEHLNGKGACLDIETSILKSENPFT
- the LOC118386115 gene encoding calcitonin gene-related peptide type 1 receptor isoform X1 — protein: MPKNKMDGFGWCWMVICLLLCTPTDIFVVASPEVNETQEYVPVNVYHDTDVTRKKIVTAQFECYQKIMKDNDHNKIGFFSDGFYAAGPVCNRTWDGWLCWDDTEAGFTSEQYCPDYFQDFDPSELVTKICSDNGHWFLHPESNRTWTNYTRCNEHTNEGRMTAMNLFYLALIGHGLSLTSLLISLGIFFYFKSLSCQRITLHKNLFFSFVLNSVITIIWLTAVANNQELVQRNPTSCKVSQFIHLYLFGCNYFWMLCEGIYLHTLIVVAVFAEKQHLMWYYLLGWGFPLIPASIHAIARSYYYNDNCWISSNTSLLYIIHGPICAALLVNLFFLLNIVRVLITKLKVTHQAESSLYMKAVRATLILVPLLGIQYVLLPYKPEGRVSSEIYDYIMHILMHYQGLLVATIFCFFNGEVQGVLRRHWNQYRIQFGSTFAHSDAMRSASYTASSITEVQGCYSIDSHTEHLNGKGACLDIETSILKSENPFT
- the LOC118386115 gene encoding calcitonin gene-related peptide type 1 receptor isoform X2 produces the protein MPKNKMDGFGWCWMVICLLLCTPTDIFVVASPEVNETQEYVPVNVYHDTDVTRKKIVTAQFECYQKIMKDNDHNKIGPVCNRTWDGWLCWDDTEAGFTSEQYCPDYFQDFDPSELVTKICSDNGHWFLHPESNRTWTNYTRCNEHTNEGRMTAMNLFYLALIGHGLSLTSLLISLGIFFYFKSLSCQRITLHKNLFFSFVLNSVITIIWLTAVANNQELVQRNPTSCKVSQFIHLYLFGCNYFWMLCEGIYLHTLIVVAVFAEKQHLMWYYLLGWGFPLIPASIHAIARSYYYNDNCWISSNTSLLYIIHGPICAALLVNLFFLLNIVRVLITKLKVTHQAESSLYMKAVRATLILVPLLGIQYVLLPYKPEGRVSSEIYDYIMHILMHYQGLLVATIFCFFNGEVQGVLRRHWNQYRIQFGSTFAHSDAMRSASYTASSITEVQGCYSIDSHTEHLNGKGACLDIETSILKSENPFT